A genome region from Deinococcus sp. KNUC1210 includes the following:
- the tyrS gene encoding tyrosine--tRNA ligase: MNELSQLPSNSQPLPISEQLDILRRGVVDLISEEDLKARLETGKPLRVKLGADPTRPDLHLGHAVILRKMRQFQDLGHKVIMLIGDFTAMIGDPSGKSKTRPPVTLEQTRANAQSYLDQCKLILKDDPDVLEVRYNSEWLESMGYADIIKLASRYTVARIMERDDFKKRFESGVSISMHELLYPLTQGYDSVALEADVELGGTDQLFNNLVGRALQRDYDQSPQIVMTLPLLVGLDGTEKMSKSLDNYIGLTDDAHIMFAGLMKVPDPLLDNYFTLLTELPRPEIETLLAGHPAAAHERLARLVTAWLHPDADLDAALERYRSVAKGGIPENIPTHTVAASELNPEGQIAAARLVALVGLEPSNGAARKLIQNRGLKVDGEVYTDPQGSLSVGNVGVVLQKGKDKFVKAVLEG, encoded by the coding sequence GCGCGGCGTCGTCGATCTGATCAGCGAGGAAGACCTGAAAGCGCGGCTGGAGACCGGCAAACCGCTGCGCGTGAAACTCGGAGCCGATCCCACCCGGCCCGACCTCCACCTGGGACACGCCGTCATTCTGCGGAAGATGCGGCAATTTCAGGATCTGGGGCACAAGGTCATCATGCTGATCGGTGATTTCACCGCCATGATCGGTGACCCCAGCGGCAAATCGAAGACCCGTCCCCCGGTCACGCTGGAACAGACCCGCGCCAACGCCCAGAGCTACCTCGACCAGTGCAAGCTGATTCTGAAAGACGATCCTGACGTACTGGAAGTCCGGTACAACTCCGAGTGGTTGGAAAGCATGGGCTACGCGGACATCATCAAGCTGGCGAGCCGCTACACGGTGGCCCGCATCATGGAACGCGACGACTTCAAAAAGCGCTTCGAGAGCGGCGTGTCGATCTCCATGCACGAGCTGCTGTACCCGCTCACCCAGGGTTACGACAGCGTGGCGCTGGAAGCCGATGTGGAACTTGGCGGCACCGATCAGCTGTTCAACAATCTGGTGGGCCGCGCCCTGCAACGCGACTACGATCAGAGTCCGCAGATCGTGATGACGCTGCCGCTGCTGGTGGGGCTGGACGGCACCGAGAAGATGTCCAAGAGCCTGGACAACTACATCGGCCTGACCGACGACGCCCACATCATGTTCGCGGGCCTGATGAAGGTGCCCGACCCTCTGCTCGACAACTACTTCACGCTGCTGACCGAGCTGCCGCGCCCCGAGATAGAGACGCTGCTGGCAGGCCATCCGGCGGCGGCGCACGAACGGCTCGCCCGCCTCGTGACCGCGTGGCTGCATCCCGACGCCGATCTGGACGCTGCCCTGGAGCGGTACCGCAGCGTGGCAAAAGGCGGTATTCCCGAAAATATTCCGACCCACACGGTTGCAGCCAGCGAACTGAACCCGGAAGGTCAGATCGCGGCGGCGCGGCTGGTGGCGCTGGTCGGCCTGGAGCCCAGCAACGGCGCGGCCCGCAAACTCATTCAGAATCGGGGGCTGAAGGTGGACGGCGAGGTCTACACCGATCCGCAGGGCAGCCTGTCGGTGGGAAATGTGGGCGTGGTCCTGCAAAAAGGCAAAGACAAGTTTGTCAAAGCCGTGCTGGAAGGCTGA